AGGAGTCTCTGTGTATATTAAGGGAGAACCAAAAGGTGCTGTTACAACAGATTTCGATGGAAACTTTAAAATTAAAGCATCGCAAAACGATGGTACTTTAGTGATTTCTTATGTAGGATTTCAAACTAAAGAAGTTTCGTATTCAGGAAGTCAAAAATTGACTATTTCATTAGCCGAAGAGGTTAGTACTTTAAATGAAGTAGTAGTAGTAGGTTACGGTTCTCAAAAAAGATCTGACGTAACCGGAGCAATCGGATCTGTAAAAAGTGAAAATTTTAACAAAGGGGTTGTAGCCAATGCAGGACAATTGATTCAGGGAAAAGTTGCAGGGGTAAATGTTATTGCTGCAAGTGGTGAGCCAGGAGCTGCGCAGGATATAATCATTCGAGGGGTTGGAAGTTTACGTTCAGGAACTACACCGCTTTATGTAGTTGACGGTTTTGCTTTAGACAATAGTAATAACGGTGTTGCTTCAAATCCGCTTAACTTTATTAATCCACAGGATATCGAAAGTATTGAGGTACTAAAAGATGCTTCTGCTTCTGCGATCTACGGTTCCAGAGCTGCTAATGGGGTAATTGTAATTACAACAAAAAAAGGAGCAAAAGGAAATGCAAAAATAAACCTTTCGATGACTACCGGATTTTCTACATTGGCTAATAAAGTAGATGTTTTTACTGCTGATGAATTCAGAAGAAATGTAACTGCTATAAATGGAAAATTAGTAGATGGAGGAGCCAATACAGACTGGCAGGATGAATTAACCAGAACCGGAGTTTCTCAAAACCTAAATTTATCGATGAGCGGTGGAACAGATAAGTCGACTTATGCGGCATCTGTAGGTGTAGACAATCAGGAAGGTATTTTAAGAAACAGTGATTTAAAACGTTATTCAGGACGTTTAAATTTAAATCAAAAAGCACTTGATGACAAGTTTAATGTTGCTTTTAATTTAACTGCGACAAAACTTGAAAATTTAAGACCAGATGCCAAAAGTGTTGTAGAGAATATGCTGACTATGAATCCAACAGATGCGGTTTATGTTAACGGAGAGCCAAATGTTAATTTAAGTAATAATATTAGGAATCCATTAATTAGCGAAAGGATTTACTCAGACTTTACAAACAACAATCGTATTTTGGCGAACATTGCACCATCATATGAATTTATACCGGGTTTAACGTATAAATTTAATCTTGGGGTTGATTACTCTATGTCTCAAAGAGATGTACAAGTTTTACCTTATACTTCGGCTACTAATACAACTGTAAGTACTTTGGATAATACGATGACAACCAATAATAATACTTTATACGAAAACACACTGACGTATAATTTTAATAAAGGAGTTCACAGTTTTACTGCTTTAGCGGGTCAATCTTACCAAAAAATACAAGTAAGTCAAAAAATATATAACCTAAAAGGCTTTCCTGATAATGGTATTGAACCAAAAAATCAAATTGGGGCAGCAAGTGAACGTACAACACAATCATCATCTGCTGTAGAAAATGAACTTCAGTCTTTCTTCGGAAGGTTAAACTATGGATATGATAATAAATATTTGCTTACCGCTACAATGCGTGCCGACGGGTCTTCAAAATTTGGTAAAAACAATAGATACGGATATTTCCCATCAGTAGCACTTGGATGGAACATAACCAGAGAAGAGTTTTTAAAAGAATCTGAAGTTTTAAACAATCTTAAGCTTAGAGCAAGCTGGGGACAAACCGGTTCTCAGGAAATTCCTTCTAAAATTACAAAATTAAGTTATAAAGAAAGTAATGGCGGATACGATACTTATCCATTAGATCCAACTGCTGCAGATTTAGCGGGATATCCTTATGGTTCAGTATATACACGTTTG
This portion of the Flavobacterium gelatinilyticum genome encodes:
- a CDS encoding SusC/RagA family TonB-linked outer membrane protein is translated as MKKIYALLILALGCMSYSHAQVSVSGVVVSDAEKVPVPGVSVYIKGEPKGAVTTDFDGNFKIKASQNDGTLVISYVGFQTKEVSYSGSQKLTISLAEEVSTLNEVVVVGYGSQKRSDVTGAIGSVKSENFNKGVVANAGQLIQGKVAGVNVIAASGEPGAAQDIIIRGVGSLRSGTTPLYVVDGFALDNSNNGVASNPLNFINPQDIESIEVLKDASASAIYGSRAANGVIVITTKKGAKGNAKINLSMTTGFSTLANKVDVFTADEFRRNVTAINGKLVDGGANTDWQDELTRTGVSQNLNLSMSGGTDKSTYAASVGVDNQEGILRNSDLKRYSGRLNLNQKALDDKFNVAFNLTATKLENLRPDAKSVVENMLTMNPTDAVYVNGEPNVNLSNNIRNPLISERIYSDFTNNNRILANIAPSYEFIPGLTYKFNLGVDYSMSQRDVQVLPYTSATNTTVSTLDNTMTTNNNTLYENTLTYNFNKGVHSFTALAGQSYQKIQVSQKIYNLKGFPDNGIEPKNQIGAASERTTQSSSAVENELQSFFGRLNYGYDNKYLLTATMRADGSSKFGKNNRYGYFPSVALGWNITREEFLKESEVLNNLKLRASWGQTGSQEIPSKITKLSYKESNGGYDTYPLDPTAADLAGYPYGSVYTRLANPDIQWEFSTQTNIGLDFSLFNNRLSGTIDYFNKVSENILLEVAPVDPIQPTPKYWTNIPDMQIKNNGIEVALDYSSDKSRDFSYSIGGNISFTKNKVVNSPYKILTTGQAQGGGQTGVTINGVLNGQPIGTFYMNKFIGIGPDGQDQFEDLNNDGKILDDDRIVAGSALPDYIYAFYLNFKYKNFDLGFNFNGAGGNKIFNHVAMTSFGRGKLANSYNSTNRSIEFANESATNSNSVSTRYLEDGSFLRLNNATLGYNLSPKLIGLDNVMDNIRFTLTGQNLFVITKYSGYDPELNTGTSIGEIQSFGVDYFSYPRSRTIVVGLNVAF